Proteins co-encoded in one Sphingopyxis sp. BE259 genomic window:
- a CDS encoding integration host factor subunit alpha, whose amino-acid sequence MTAGTLTRADIATQINQQIGLSRNESATIVESILDHMSDALAGGQNVKISGFGTFVLRDKAQRVGRNPKTGIEVPILPRRVMTFRASQTMRARVAG is encoded by the coding sequence ATGACCGCAGGAACGCTTACGCGAGCCGATATCGCGACGCAGATCAACCAGCAGATCGGCTTGTCGCGCAACGAATCGGCGACGATCGTCGAATCGATTCTGGACCATATGTCCGACGCGCTTGCGGGCGGGCAGAATGTCAAAATCTCGGGCTTTGGCACTTTTGTCCTGCGCGACAAGGCGCAGCGGGTCGGGCGCAATCCCAAGACCGGCATCGAAGTGCCGATCCTGCCGCGCCGCGTGATGACCTTTCGTGCCAGCCAGACGATGCGTGCGCGCGTTGCCGGTTAA
- a CDS encoding MerR family transcriptional regulator has product MAGSDMPGDGGKAPAAMLAIGELAERIGVPTHVLRYWETRFPQLKPLQRSGRRRYYRAEDVALAERIHHLLHVQGFTVDGARKALSETGAKGVETPAIEARAQRATGNGAMGQAHGVPVAALVALRQRLAAALD; this is encoded by the coding sequence ATGGCAGGGTCTGACATGCCCGGGGACGGCGGCAAGGCGCCGGCGGCGATGCTCGCGATCGGTGAGCTGGCAGAGCGGATTGGTGTTCCGACGCACGTCCTGCGCTATTGGGAAACCCGGTTTCCGCAGTTGAAGCCGCTGCAGCGGTCGGGACGGCGGCGCTATTACCGTGCCGAGGATGTCGCGCTGGCCGAGCGGATTCATCATCTGCTGCATGTCCAGGGGTTCACCGTCGATGGCGCACGCAAGGCGTTGTCGGAGACGGGAGCGAAGGGTGTTGAAACACCAGCCATTGAGGCCCGCGCCCAGCGCGCTACCGGGAATGGGGCGATGGGGCAGGCGCACGGGGTGCCGGTCGCGGCGCTCGTCGCGCTACGCCAGCGATTGGCGGCGGCGCTCGATTGA
- a CDS encoding histidine phosphatase family protein, with translation MKTLTILRHAKSGWDVQVERDFDRPINKRGARGAEIIGQWLKRQKLPIDRIIASPAVRVTETLDIFQPAADLDTIEPHWDRRIYLASAATLIDVIRDTGRDAEHLLISGHNPGLEDLILMLVPDTSGDELRGEVEEKLPTSALARLELDIADWHDLDTGMARFAAFIRPRDLDPTLAPAMDHD, from the coding sequence TTGAAGACTTTGACGATCCTGCGCCACGCCAAATCGGGTTGGGATGTCCAGGTCGAGCGCGATTTCGACCGCCCGATCAACAAGCGCGGCGCGCGCGGCGCCGAAATCATCGGACAATGGCTGAAGCGTCAGAAGCTGCCCATCGACCGCATCATCGCCTCGCCCGCGGTGCGCGTGACCGAAACGCTCGACATCTTCCAGCCCGCCGCGGATCTCGACACCATCGAACCGCATTGGGACCGCCGCATCTATCTCGCGTCCGCCGCGACGCTGATCGACGTCATCCGCGACACTGGCCGTGATGCAGAACATCTGCTGATTTCGGGGCATAATCCGGGGCTGGAAGATCTGATTCTGATGCTCGTGCCCGACACGAGCGGCGACGAATTGCGCGGCGAGGTTGAGGAAAAACTGCCGACGTCGGCGTTGGCCCGGCTCGAGCTCGACATCGCCGACTGGCACGACCTCGACACCGGCATGGCCCGCTTCGCCGCCTTCATCCGCCCCCGCGACCTCGACCCGACGCTGGCGCCCGCGATGGATCACGACTGA
- a CDS encoding beta-ketoacyl-ACP synthase III, whose amino-acid sequence MTLRAILAGTGSALPRTRVSNAELAERVDTSDEWIVERTGIRFRHIAEPDETTATLGADAAKQALAAAGLEPSDIGLIIVATATPDNTFPASATKVQAILGAPDCIAFDVAAVCSGFLYAVSVADAMLRTGAAKHALVIGSETFSRILDWEDRTTCVLFGDGAGAIVLSAKDVDDDQGILATRLHAEGKYCDMLYVDGGPSTTGTVGHVRMQGREVFRHAVTNLASVLGEVMADVGLSPDQIDWVVPHQANKRIIDATAKKLGLPAERVVLTVDQHANTSAASVPLALDLAVRDGRIKRGDLVVLEAMGGGFTWGAAVLRV is encoded by the coding sequence ATGACCTTGCGCGCGATTCTGGCTGGGACCGGATCGGCGCTGCCGCGCACCCGGGTGTCGAACGCCGAACTCGCGGAACGCGTCGACACCAGCGACGAATGGATCGTCGAGCGCACCGGCATCCGCTTTCGCCATATTGCCGAGCCTGATGAGACGACCGCGACGCTGGGCGCTGACGCCGCGAAGCAGGCGCTGGCGGCGGCCGGGCTGGAACCGTCGGACATCGGACTGATCATCGTCGCCACCGCGACACCCGACAATACGTTTCCGGCCAGTGCCACCAAAGTGCAGGCGATCCTTGGTGCGCCCGACTGCATCGCGTTCGACGTCGCCGCGGTCTGCTCGGGCTTTCTTTATGCGGTGTCGGTTGCCGACGCGATGCTGCGCACCGGCGCAGCCAAGCACGCGCTGGTGATCGGGTCCGAAACCTTCAGCCGCATCCTCGACTGGGAAGATCGCACGACCTGTGTCCTGTTCGGCGACGGGGCGGGGGCCATCGTGTTGTCCGCCAAGGATGTCGATGACGATCAAGGTATCTTGGCGACGCGCCTCCATGCCGAGGGCAAATATTGCGATATGCTGTATGTCGACGGCGGGCCGTCGACGACCGGCACCGTCGGCCATGTTCGCATGCAGGGCCGCGAAGTATTCCGCCATGCGGTCACCAACCTGGCGTCGGTGCTGGGCGAAGTGATGGCCGACGTTGGGCTGTCGCCCGACCAGATCGACTGGGTGGTGCCGCATCAGGCGAACAAACGGATCATCGATGCGACCGCGAAAAAGCTGGGCCTGCCCGCCGAGCGTGTCGTGCTGACCGTCGATCAGCACGCCAACACGTCGGCGGCATCGGTGCCGCTGGCGCTCGACCTCGCGGTCCGCGATGGGCGGATCAAGCGCGGCGATCTGGTCGTGCTGGAGGCGATGGGCGGCGGCTTTACCTGGGGCGCGGCGGTGCTGCGGGTGTAA